The Methanocaldococcus jannaschii DSM 2661 genome has a segment encoding these proteins:
- a CDS encoding FumA C-terminus/TtdB family hydratase beta subunit, whose amino-acid sequence MEYTFNKLTKKDVKKLKVGDIVYLNGKIYTARDEAHLKIIEMLKSNEKLPFDLNESIIYHAGPIMKKVNDSWVCVSIGPTTSARMNDVEEEFIKLTNISAIVGKGGMKKELLKTFEDYGVVYLAAPGGCAALLANSVKRVDNVYFLDELGMPEAVWELEVNNFGPLIVAMDSHGNSIYEEVNKKVYEKLNELIGL is encoded by the coding sequence TTGGAATATACATTTAACAAATTAACAAAAAAAGATGTTAAAAAGCTTAAAGTTGGAGATATTGTCTATTTAAATGGCAAAATATACACTGCGAGGGATGAAGCACATTTAAAAATTATTGAGATGCTAAAAAGCAATGAAAAACTACCTTTTGATTTGAATGAATCTATTATCTACCATGCTGGCCCAATAATGAAAAAAGTAAATGATAGCTGGGTTTGTGTTTCTATAGGCCCAACAACATCTGCAAGGATGAATGATGTTGAAGAGGAGTTCATAAAATTAACTAACATCTCTGCAATTGTTGGAAAGGGAGGAATGAAAAAAGAGTTATTAAAAACTTTTGAAGATTATGGTGTGGTTTATTTAGCAGCTCCAGGAGGTTGTGCAGCTTTGTTAGCTAATTCAGTAAAAAGAGTTGATAACGTATATTTTTTAGATGAATTAGGGATGCCAGAGGCTGTTTGGGAGTTGGAAGTTAATAATTTTGGCCCTTTAATTGTGGCAATGGATAGTCATGGAAACAGCATCTATGAGGAGGTAAATAAAAAAGTTTATGAAAAGCTTAATGAATTGATAGGATTATAA
- a CDS encoding helix-turn-helix domain-containing protein has translation MKACERLLLKIESQEKFVEEFKRILLELGLTLKEFSEISGIPYSTLYKVIQGKDFRVSTLIKILKTIRSFEKDENIDTIAIIAARPALNKITTRKIGINGKSYLIKEYPANSLEECIVAAVRAEREGVKGIVCAPIVSATIEKIVNVPVAVIIPEKDAFMKALEIIAKKINE, from the coding sequence ATGAAGGCATGCGAAAGATTGTTATTAAAGATAGAGTCCCAAGAGAAATTTGTTGAAGAATTTAAAAGAATTTTGCTTGAGTTGGGCTTAACTTTAAAGGAATTTTCTGAAATTTCAGGGATTCCATACAGCACATTATACAAAGTTATTCAGGGGAAGGATTTTAGGGTCTCAACTCTAATAAAGATTTTAAAGACGATAAGGTCTTTTGAAAAGGATGAGAATATTGATACAATAGCAATTATTGCCGCAAGACCTGCCCTAAATAAAATTACGACAAGGAAGATAGGGATTAATGGAAAAAGTTATTTAATAAAAGAGTATCCAGCCAATTCTTTGGAGGAGTGTATTGTTGCAGCTGTTAGAGCTGAAAGAGAAGGGGTTAAGGGCATAGTTTGTGCTCCTATTGTTAGTGCAACTATTGAAAAAATCGTTAATGTCCCTGTAGCTGTTATTATTCCAGAAAAGGATGCGTTTATGAAAGCATTAGAAATAATTGCAAAGAAAATAAATGAATAA
- the ftsZ gene encoding cell division protein FtsZ: MKLVKDALSRSDTTRYLKDEFGEARIVVVGCGGAGNNTINRLMEIGIQGAETIAINTDKQHLEVIQADKKILIGATLTRGLGAGGYPEIGRKAAEMAKNILEEQLKGADLVFVTAGMGGGTGTGSAPVVAEVAKENGAIVVGVVTYPFKIERARMKKADEGIARMSEVCDTVIIIDNNKLLDLVPNLPINDAFKVADEIIAQAVKGITETIAVPSLINIDFADVKAVMSGGGVAMIGVGEVDSSDRGDRVQNVVRETLSCPLLDVDYRGAKGALIHITGGPDLTLKEANDIGEGITKELDPEANVIWGARIDPEMEGCIRVMAIITGVKSPNIVGKDTKPKRIIPKVSKEQSQRKERKIGGIDFIV, from the coding sequence ATGAAACTCGTAAAAGATGCCTTATCAAGAAGTGATACAACCAGATATTTAAAAGATGAGTTTGGAGAAGCAAGAATCGTAGTAGTTGGTTGTGGTGGAGCTGGAAATAACACAATTAATAGGTTAATGGAGATAGGTATTCAAGGAGCAGAAACGATTGCAATTAACACTGATAAACAGCACTTAGAAGTTATACAGGCAGATAAGAAAATTTTAATTGGAGCTACATTAACAAGAGGTTTAGGAGCTGGTGGTTATCCAGAAATTGGTAGGAAAGCCGCTGAAATGGCTAAAAATATATTGGAAGAGCAGTTAAAAGGAGCTGATTTAGTTTTTGTTACAGCAGGAATGGGTGGTGGAACTGGGACAGGTTCAGCTCCTGTTGTGGCTGAGGTGGCTAAAGAAAATGGTGCTATAGTAGTTGGAGTTGTAACATATCCATTTAAAATTGAGAGGGCAAGAATGAAAAAAGCAGATGAAGGAATTGCAAGAATGTCAGAGGTTTGTGACACTGTAATTATTATAGATAACAATAAACTCTTAGACTTAGTTCCAAATTTACCTATAAATGATGCATTTAAAGTAGCTGATGAAATTATAGCTCAAGCCGTTAAGGGAATAACTGAAACTATTGCTGTTCCAAGTTTAATAAACATTGATTTTGCAGATGTTAAGGCAGTGATGAGTGGTGGAGGCGTAGCGATGATTGGTGTTGGGGAAGTTGATAGCAGTGACAGAGGAGATAGAGTGCAAAATGTTGTTAGAGAAACTTTAAGCTGTCCATTATTGGATGTTGATTATAGAGGAGCTAAAGGAGCTTTAATTCATATAACTGGTGGGCCAGATTTGACATTAAAAGAGGCAAATGATATTGGAGAAGGAATTACAAAAGAACTTGACCCAGAGGCAAATGTTATATGGGGAGCAAGAATAGACCCTGAAATGGAGGGCTGTATTAGAGTTATGGCGATAATTACCGGAGTTAAATCTCCAAACATTGTAGGGAAAGACACAAAGCCGAAAAGAATAATTCCAAAAGTTTCAAAAGAACAAAGTCAAAGAAAAGAACGTAAAATAGGAGGTATTGACTTTATAGTATAA
- a CDS encoding TIGR00153 family protein gives MDVITMSIFLFERDNEKSVIDNLRLLIQMSLKSIELLKDYMNSKDEKILKEIIKIEEEGDETTKNIRINLEKAFLPNMRRELSRSAELLDETLDSLKHAAMLYELLKEEFDEYLKNEIDLVLMITVDMFQHLDRVLDVIEKGGDLDPIIKEIKDKEKFIDDVYQNRIYKYLINLEVESFWEGKILCDFIDNIVNISDYIEDVADELHIIYLHTK, from the coding sequence ATGGATGTGATTACTATGTCTATTTTTTTATTTGAGAGGGATAATGAGAAAAGTGTAATAGATAATCTTAGATTATTAATTCAGATGTCTCTTAAAAGCATTGAGCTATTAAAAGATTATATGAATTCCAAAGATGAAAAAATATTAAAAGAGATTATAAAAATAGAAGAGGAAGGAGATGAAACTACAAAAAATATAAGGATAAACTTAGAAAAGGCATTTTTACCAAATATGAGAAGAGAGTTATCAAGGTCTGCAGAGCTTTTAGATGAGACATTAGACAGCTTAAAACATGCCGCTATGTTATATGAGTTATTAAAGGAAGAGTTTGATGAGTATTTAAAAAATGAAATAGACCTTGTTTTAATGATTACCGTGGATATGTTTCAACACTTAGATAGAGTTTTAGATGTTATTGAAAAAGGTGGGGATTTAGACCCAATTATCAAAGAGATTAAAGACAAAGAAAAATTTATTGATGATGTTTATCAAAATAGGATTTATAAGTATTTAATAAATTTGGAAGTTGAATCATTTTGGGAGGGAAAAATTTTGTGTGATTTTATAGATAATATTGTTAATATTAGCGACTACATAGAAGATGTGGCTGATGAGTTACATATAATTTATTTACACACAAAATAA
- a CDS encoding inorganic phosphate transporter, translating into MITIEISINLELIISFYLLFILGANNVANAIGTAYASRATTYRNLLILFSISVIIGSLFAKNVGSTVNSLSSDALTALIISALVMTLSTYKKVPISLHTVIICSLIGLNFNSSNLYVFGEILLSWILSPIIAVVIAYILYSAYEKIDISILKKITMIRYFLLISAAVVAFNLGSNDLPTVLGTFTTSQIIYIIGAIFLCLGAYLYGNRVSETLSMITNLSVSSAFIAQLSGGLAVTIFTALGMPVSTTQAIVGGILGVGLTKGIKTVRWKVLKNIIFWWVVAPIIALIIGFIINRMI; encoded by the coding sequence GTGATTACTATAGAGATTTCTATAAATTTAGAGCTAATCATAAGTTTTTATTTATTGTTTATATTAGGGGCTAATAATGTTGCCAACGCTATAGGCACTGCCTATGCATCAAGAGCAACAACATATAGAAATCTGCTAATTTTATTTAGCATTTCAGTTATAATTGGTTCTTTATTTGCAAAAAATGTTGGAAGTACAGTTAATAGCTTATCTTCTGATGCTTTAACTGCTTTAATAATCTCTGCCTTAGTTATGACACTCTCAACATACAAAAAAGTGCCAATATCATTGCATACAGTTATTATATGCTCTCTAATTGGATTAAATTTTAACTCATCAAATCTATATGTATTTGGTGAGATATTATTAAGCTGGATATTATCTCCAATTATAGCTGTTGTTATTGCCTATATATTGTATTCAGCTTATGAAAAGATAGATATCTCAATTCTCAAAAAGATAACAATGATTAGATATTTTCTATTAATAAGTGCTGCTGTTGTAGCGTTCAACTTAGGAAGTAACGATTTACCAACTGTATTAGGAACATTTACAACATCCCAAATAATTTATATTATCGGAGCTATTTTTTTATGCTTGGGAGCTTATTTATACGGAAATAGGGTTTCAGAAACATTATCTATGATAACAAATTTGAGTGTTAGCTCTGCATTTATTGCCCAACTCTCTGGAGGTTTGGCAGTAACAATTTTTACTGCTTTAGGTATGCCAGTTTCAACGACTCAAGCAATTGTTGGTGGAATCTTAGGGGTTGGTTTAACTAAGGGAATAAAAACAGTAAGATGGAAAGTTTTAAAAAATATTATTTTTTGGTGGGTTGTAGCTCCAATAATAGCTTTAATAATTGGTTTTATAATAAATAGGATGATATAA
- the purO gene encoding IMP cyclohydrolase, with the protein MYIGRFLVVGKTKEGKPFAAYRVSSRSFPNREAKKMDDNTVAIIPKDLNEMFKNPYITYNCIKVIDKTIVVSNGTHTDFIAEKLHFGKRDALAYVLAVMDYEKDDYKTPRIAAILDENECYMGYVAHDDIRVKKVELKDGKGYYLGVYNACKIDENQIIDIKGETAEEIADYILNYEEFEHPVACAVAVIDKDGIKIATKGK; encoded by the coding sequence ATGTATATTGGAAGATTCTTAGTTGTTGGAAAAACTAAAGAAGGAAAACCATTCGCTGCCTATAGAGTCTCAAGTAGAAGCTTTCCAAACAGAGAGGCAAAGAAAATGGATGACAATACAGTTGCAATAATTCCAAAGGATTTGAATGAGATGTTTAAAAACCCATATATCACATACAATTGCATAAAGGTTATTGATAAAACGATTGTTGTTTCTAACGGAACACATACTGACTTTATAGCTGAAAAATTGCACTTTGGAAAGAGAGATGCGTTAGCTTACGTATTGGCAGTTATGGACTATGAAAAAGATGATTATAAGACCCCAAGGATTGCGGCTATTTTAGATGAAAACGAATGCTATATGGGTTATGTTGCTCATGATGACATTAGAGTTAAGAAAGTTGAACTAAAAGATGGGAAAGGCTATTATTTGGGAGTTTATAACGCCTGTAAAATAGATGAAAACCAGATTATAGATATTAAAGGAGAGACAGCTGAAGAGATAGCAGATTATATATTAAATTATGAGGAATTTGAGCATCCTGTTGCATGTGCTGTTGCTGTTATTGATAAAGATGGGATAAAAATAGCTACTAAGGGCAAATAA
- the tes gene encoding tetraether lipid synthase Tes, whose product MEKKTLSLCPICLKRIPATILEEDGKIIIKKTCPEHGEFKDIYWGDAELYKKFDKYEFIGKIEVTNTKVKNGCPYDCGLCPNHKSTTILANIDVTNRCNLNCPICFANANKSGKVYEPSFEDIKRMMENLRKEIPPTPAIQFAGGEPTVRSDLPELIKLARDMGFLHVQLATNGIKLKNINYLKKLKEAGLSTIYLQFDGISEKPYLVARGKNLLPIKQKVIENCKKVGFDSVVLVPTLVRGVNDNEVGGIIRYAAENVDVVRGINFQPVSFTGRVDEKTLLEGRITIPDFIKLVEEQTDGEITEEDFYPVPSVAPISVLVEKLTNDRKPTLSSHQHCGTSTYVFVDEDGKLIPITRFIDVEGFLEIVKEKIEEIGKSKMHDVKVLGEIALKLPSLIDLDKAPKSVNIKKIIDLILSVLKSDYSALAELHYHMLMISCMHFMDAYNFDVKRVMRCCIHYATPDDRIIPFCTYNTLHRQEVEEKFSIPLEEWKRMHKIGGEDDREDY is encoded by the coding sequence ATGGAGAAAAAAACGTTATCACTCTGTCCTATATGTTTAAAAAGAATCCCTGCGACAATTTTAGAGGAAGACGGGAAAATTATTATTAAAAAAACCTGCCCAGAACACGGAGAATTTAAAGATATCTATTGGGGGGATGCTGAGTTATACAAAAAATTTGATAAATATGAGTTTATTGGAAAAATTGAAGTAACAAATACAAAGGTAAAGAATGGCTGCCCTTATGATTGTGGTCTTTGCCCCAATCACAAATCTACAACTATACTGGCCAATATAGATGTAACAAATAGATGTAATTTAAACTGCCCTATATGTTTTGCCAATGCCAACAAATCTGGAAAGGTTTATGAGCCATCTTTTGAAGATATAAAGAGGATGATGGAAAACTTAAGAAAAGAGATTCCACCAACACCAGCTATTCAATTTGCAGGGGGAGAGCCAACTGTTAGAAGTGATTTACCCGAATTAATAAAATTAGCCAGAGATATGGGATTTCTGCATGTTCAACTTGCAACTAATGGTATAAAATTAAAGAACATAAATTATCTTAAAAAGCTAAAAGAAGCAGGATTATCAACAATCTATTTACAGTTTGATGGAATCTCTGAAAAACCATATTTAGTTGCAAGAGGTAAAAACCTCCTTCCTATAAAACAGAAAGTTATTGAAAATTGTAAAAAAGTAGGATTTGATAGTGTTGTTTTGGTTCCTACCTTGGTTAGGGGTGTTAATGATAATGAAGTTGGGGGTATTATAAGGTATGCTGCTGAGAATGTGGATGTTGTTAGGGGAATTAACTTCCAACCAGTTTCATTCACTGGAAGGGTTGATGAAAAAACACTTTTAGAGGGAAGGATAACAATTCCTGACTTTATAAAGTTAGTTGAGGAACAAACAGATGGAGAAATAACAGAGGAAGATTTCTATCCAGTTCCTTCAGTAGCTCCAATCTCTGTGTTAGTTGAAAAATTGACAAATGATAGAAAACCAACTTTAAGTTCCCATCAACACTGTGGAACTTCAACATACGTATTTGTTGATGAAGATGGAAAACTAATTCCAATTACAAGATTTATAGATGTTGAAGGATTTTTAGAAATTGTTAAAGAGAAAATAGAGGAAATTGGAAAATCAAAAATGCACGATGTTAAAGTTTTAGGAGAAATTGCTTTAAAATTGCCATCTTTAATTGATTTAGATAAAGCACCGAAATCAGTTAATATAAAAAAGATAATTGATTTAATCTTAAGTGTTTTAAAGAGTGATTACAGTGCTTTAGCTGAACTTCACTACCACATGTTGATGATTAGTTGCATGCACTTTATGGATGCATATAACTTTGATGTTAAAAGGGTTATGAGATGCTGTATTCACTACGCAACCCCTGATGATAGAATCATCCCATTCTGTACATATAATACATTACATAGACAAGAGGTTGAGGAGAAGTTCTCAATACCATTAGAAGAATGGAAAAGAATGCATAAAATAGGAGGAGAAGATGATAGAGAAGATTATTAA
- a CDS encoding ATP-binding protein, whose protein sequence is MKFFNREKEIEEILHIIESEPQRINFIFGSINSGKTALINEIINNRLNKDKYVVFYFDLREIFISKYDDFIEVLFEEYEEPFIDKVKRLFLSLIKDYPDVIKSYALLNITGVVDSIPIPKNTLNELLKKRNVKNVFRYITSVLIKIKREGKQPIIIIDELQKIGDLKLNGFLIYELFNYFVSLTKHKHLCHVFCLSSDSLFIERVYNEAMLEGRCKYILVDDFDRETALKFMDFLAKENNINLTNEDKELIYNYVGGKPIDIIYVINEMKYKKLEDILTSMLKEETQKLKYFLENVKEEDEELYKKVVDALKIFKDSYEIEDIKIPKKLREFLVKKNILFLNPIEGTLKPQSFLVWNAIKRIL, encoded by the coding sequence ATGAAATTCTTCAACAGAGAGAAAGAAATAGAGGAAATCCTGCATATTATTGAGTCAGAACCTCAAAGAATAAATTTTATCTTTGGCTCTATAAATTCTGGAAAAACTGCTTTAATAAATGAGATTATTAATAATAGATTAAATAAGGATAAGTATGTTGTGTTTTATTTTGATTTGAGGGAAATATTTATATCTAAGTATGATGACTTCATTGAAGTTTTGTTTGAGGAGTATGAAGAACCATTTATTGATAAAGTTAAGAGGTTATTTTTATCCCTAATTAAAGATTATCCAGATGTTATTAAGAGTTATGCTTTGTTAAACATTACAGGAGTTGTTGATAGCATTCCAATACCAAAAAATACCCTAAATGAATTGTTAAAAAAGAGGAATGTTAAAAATGTCTTTAGATATATAACTTCTGTATTAATCAAGATTAAAAGAGAAGGAAAACAACCAATAATTATTATAGATGAACTACAAAAAATAGGGGACTTAAAACTAAATGGATTTTTAATTTATGAGCTTTTTAATTACTTTGTCTCTCTAACTAAGCATAAGCATCTATGTCATGTTTTTTGTTTAAGCTCCGATAGCTTATTTATTGAGAGGGTTTATAATGAGGCAATGTTAGAAGGAAGATGCAAATATATTTTAGTTGATGATTTTGATAGGGAAACTGCTTTAAAGTTTATGGATTTTTTAGCAAAGGAGAATAATATTAACCTAACTAATGAAGATAAAGAGTTAATCTATAATTATGTAGGGGGAAAACCAATAGATATAATCTACGTTATTAATGAGATGAAATATAAGAAATTAGAAGATATCTTAACCTCAATGCTTAAAGAAGAAACCCAAAAACTAAAATACTTCTTAGAGAATGTTAAAGAAGAAGATGAAGAACTTTATAAAAAAGTTGTTGATGCATTAAAAATATTTAAAGATAGTTACGAAATTGAAGATATAAAAATACCTAAAAAACTTAGAGAATTTTTAGTTAAGAAAAACAT
- a CDS encoding 4Fe-4S binding protein, producing MGIKILEKCVGCGNCVVFCPRRAIKTYGVAIVDENKCSNCGICARYCPINAIKVDTSL from the coding sequence ATGGGGATAAAGATATTAGAGAAATGTGTTGGTTGTGGGAACTGTGTTGTATTTTGCCCAAGAAGAGCAATAAAAACCTATGGAGTTGCTATAGTTGATGAAAATAAATGCTCAAATTGTGGGATTTGTGCAAGGTATTGTCCTATAAATGCCATAAAAGTAGATACCTCATTATAA
- the mptN gene encoding tetrahydromethanopterin:alpha-L-glutamate ligase, with protein sequence MKLGIITIERDAVVNDLIKSCEKYEVDYKVITPSNIVAGFNLDFKLKYYKSFLDELDCCFVRNLGWDSFFRFDVLKYLNHYIPVINPPDGIDRASNKFLTSVFLELNNLPQPKTVVTESINEAIVWIDKFEEAVLKPIFGCGGEGIVRVKKELPISTKLKILNEFKEKYNTFYIQEFIKPVRNEHRDIRAFVVDDEVVAAMYRIGGENWKNNVSQGGRVEKCEITEEIEKLALKAKNALGLFYAGVDLIESEDGLKVLEVNSTPSWIGLSKVSEVNIADKLLEKIIQYVKS encoded by the coding sequence ATGAAACTTGGTATAATTACCATAGAAAGAGATGCTGTAGTCAATGATTTAATAAAATCCTGTGAAAAGTATGAAGTAGATTATAAAGTTATAACCCCTTCAAATATTGTAGCTGGATTTAATTTGGATTTTAAATTAAAATATTACAAGTCATTTTTAGATGAATTAGATTGCTGTTTTGTTAGAAATCTTGGCTGGGATAGTTTTTTTAGATTTGATGTCTTAAAGTATTTAAATCATTATATTCCCGTTATAAATCCTCCAGATGGAATAGATAGGGCATCAAATAAGTTTTTAACCTCTGTATTTCTTGAATTAAATAATCTCCCACAACCAAAGACTGTTGTTACTGAAAGTATAAATGAAGCAATTGTCTGGATAGATAAATTTGAAGAAGCAGTTTTAAAACCAATATTTGGATGTGGTGGGGAGGGAATTGTTAGGGTTAAAAAAGAACTGCCAATATCTACTAAGTTAAAGATTTTAAATGAATTTAAAGAAAAATATAATACCTTCTATATCCAGGAATTTATAAAACCAGTAAGAAATGAACATAGAGATATAAGGGCTTTTGTAGTTGATGATGAGGTCGTTGCGGCAATGTATAGGATTGGAGGAGAAAATTGGAAAAACAATGTTTCTCAGGGAGGAAGAGTTGAGAAATGTGAAATAACTGAAGAAATTGAAAAATTGGCTTTAAAAGCAAAAAATGCTCTTGGTTTATTTTATGCTGGAGTTGATTTAATTGAGTCAGAAGATGGTTTAAAAGTTTTAGAAGTAAATTCAACACCATCTTGGATTGGATTATCTAAGGTCTCTGAGGTTAATATAGCCGATAAACTCTTAGAAAAAATAATTCAATATGTTAAATCTTAA
- a CDS encoding metallophosphoesterase, protein MLIGVISDTHLYDRAFELPKAVFDEFSNVDLIIHCGDVTDKEILDSLKDLAKVVAVKGNMDYLNLPRKEILEINDIKIGVIHGDVVYPRGDRLKLRLLGKEMGVDVLISGHTHTPFIDDCRDILLLNPGSPTVPRCPLKSIMKLSVEDKLEAKLIPIEE, encoded by the coding sequence ATGCTTATTGGGGTTATCTCTGACACCCATCTCTATGATAGAGCTTTTGAATTACCAAAAGCTGTTTTTGATGAGTTTTCAAATGTGGATTTAATTATTCACTGTGGAGATGTAACTGATAAAGAAATTTTAGACTCATTAAAAGATTTAGCTAAGGTTGTTGCTGTTAAAGGAAATATGGATTATTTAAATTTACCAAGAAAAGAGATTTTAGAGATAAATGATATTAAGATAGGAGTTATTCATGGAGATGTAGTTTATCCAAGGGGGGATAGATTAAAATTGAGGTTGTTAGGTAAAGAGATGGGAGTTGATGTTTTAATATCTGGACACACCCACACACCATTTATAGATGATTGTAGAGATATTTTATTATTAAATCCTGGTTCTCCAACAGTCCCAAGATGTCCTCTAAAATCTATTATGAAGTTAAGTGTTGAGGATAAGTTGGAGGCTAAATTAATCCCAATAGAAGAATAA
- a CDS encoding DUF167 domain-containing protein, translating into MIEKIIKESREGVLIDIDVQANAKKNEIVGINEWRKRLSIKIKAPATEGKANKEIIKFFKEIFKKDVEIVSGKLNPQKTVLIGDIKKDEVIEILKRYL; encoded by the coding sequence ATGATAGAGAAGATTATTAAAGAGAGTAGGGAAGGGGTTTTAATTGATATTGATGTTCAGGCAAATGCTAAAAAGAATGAAATTGTTGGTATAAACGAATGGAGAAAGAGATTATCAATAAAAATAAAAGCTCCTGCAACAGAAGGGAAGGCAAACAAGGAGATAATTAAATTTTTTAAGGAAATTTTTAAAAAAGATGTTGAAATAGTATCTGGAAAGCTAAATCCACAAAAAACTGTATTGATAGGAGATATTAAAAAAGATGAAGTTATTGAAATATTAAAAAGATATTTATAA
- the hycI gene encoding hydrogenase maturation peptidase HycI has translation MKEMLLDKLKNCKKLVIMGIGNELKGDDAVGIYVVKKLMRYFGEEKEFINIKNLYLINAGTVPDFFTDILKEIKPTHILIIDCALMDKDVGEVKIIKEDEIINYSFSTHTLPLSIIVKYLKKFINAEIIILGIQPKIIDFCPISEEVKLSGDKLVNTLIEIIEELKLAK, from the coding sequence ATGAAGGAAATGTTATTGGATAAACTAAAGAACTGCAAAAAATTGGTTATTATGGGCATTGGGAATGAGTTGAAAGGAGATGATGCTGTTGGCATTTATGTAGTTAAAAAATTGATGAGGTATTTTGGAGAAGAAAAAGAATTTATAAACATCAAAAATCTCTATTTAATAAATGCTGGAACTGTTCCTGATTTTTTTACAGATATTTTAAAAGAGATAAAACCAACTCATATTTTAATAATCGACTGTGCCCTAATGGATAAAGATGTTGGAGAGGTTAAGATTATAAAAGAGGATGAAATAATAAATTACAGTTTCTCAACTCATACATTGCCATTGTCTATAATAGTTAAATATTTAAAAAAATTTATAAATGCAGAAATAATTATTTTAGGAATTCAGCCAAAAATTATAGATTTTTGCCCTATATCTGAAGAGGTTAAATTATCTGGGGATAAATTAGTAAATACACTTATTGAGATTATAGAAGAGCTAAAATTAGCTAAATAA
- a CDS encoding ATP-binding protein: MKFYNREKELNYLKTYCQLDPNSILFVYGPKSSGKSTVMRRVIKELEDSNIVFFYYNLRKYATYSKEEFLRVFFEKSEKKYLLNKLELNLGVFKFGVEENFDFNNLKLNDVFAKINESINAVVEDGKKPVLIIDELQKLKNIYFNGGKSLLNELFNLFVSLTKMEHLCHVICLTSDTLFIEEIYQSSTLENTSKYYLIDWLRKGTIRNILKEEGFSEEEINYCLDYLSLPYEIVDLIENKKLGLSVEETIRQWINIEKDKIKYLIDTTDLDEEELYKVLSKFKDKIKISYEKEVKKEEMKYFKFLIKNEILFYDVINGIIKPTSVKKWYAIREILK; the protein is encoded by the coding sequence ATGAAATTCTATAATAGAGAGAAAGAGCTGAATTATTTAAAAACCTATTGTCAATTAGATCCAAACTCTATTTTATTTGTTTATGGCCCTAAATCATCTGGTAAATCAACTGTAATGAGAAGAGTTATTAAAGAGTTAGAAGATAGTAATATAGTGTTTTTCTATTATAATCTAAGGAAGTATGCAACCTATAGCAAAGAAGAATTTTTAAGAGTATTTTTTGAGAAGTCAGAAAAAAAATATCTGCTAAATAAGTTAGAACTTAACTTGGGAGTTTTTAAGTTTGGTGTTGAGGAGAACTTTGATTTTAATAACTTAAAACTAAATGATGTCTTTGCAAAGATAAATGAGAGTATAAATGCTGTTGTAGAAGATGGAAAGAAACCAGTTTTGATAATTGATGAGTTGCAGAAGTTGAAAAATATTTATTTTAACGGTGGTAAGTCATTGTTAAATGAATTGTTTAATCTCTTCGTCTCTCTAACTAAAATGGAGCATTTATGCCATGTTATTTGTTTAACCTCTGATACATTGTTTATAGAGGAGATTTATCAAAGTTCAACTTTAGAGAATACTTCAAAGTATTATTTAATTGATTGGTTAAGAAAAGGAACTATAAGAAATATTTTGAAAGAGGAGGGGTTTAGTGAAGAAGAGATTAATTATTGTTTAGATTATTTATCTCTACCTTATGAAATAGTTGATTTGATTGAGAATAAAAAATTAGGTTTGTCTGTTGAAGAGACAATAAGGCAATGGATTAATATTGAGAAGGATAAAATAAAGTATTTAATAGATACAACTGATTTGGATGAAGAGGAGCTTTATAAAGTTTTATCTAAATTTAAGGACAAAATAAAAATCTCTTATGAAAAAGAAGTTAAAAAAGAGGAGATGAAGTATTTTAAGTTTTTAATTAAAAATGAGATTTTATTTTATGATGTTATTAATGGAATTATTAAGCCAACCTCTGTAAAGAAATGGTATGCTATAAGAGAGATTTTGAAATAA